One segment of Curtobacterium sp. MR_MD2014 DNA contains the following:
- a CDS encoding ChaB family protein, which translates to MPAKDEIPSTLQRSPEHAQDIFAETLESANETYGPGERAHRTAYAAVKHEYEKVGDHWEEKDSSGPSDSGAEGTRGSGETQGGVDANASKAHLMEVAKRLDVSGRSTMDKDELVQAIKRANGRATAAARR; encoded by the coding sequence ATGCCCGCGAAGGACGAGATCCCCAGCACCCTGCAGCGGTCGCCGGAGCACGCGCAGGACATCTTCGCCGAGACGCTCGAATCGGCGAACGAGACGTACGGTCCGGGAGAGCGCGCACACCGCACCGCCTACGCCGCCGTCAAGCACGAGTACGAGAAGGTCGGCGACCACTGGGAGGAGAAGGACTCCTCCGGTCCGTCGGACTCCGGCGCGGAGGGCACGCGCGGCTCCGGGGAGACCCAGGGCGGCGTCGACGCGAACGCCTCGAAGGCGCACCTGATGGAGGTCGCGAAGCGCCTCGACGTCAGCGGCCGCTCGACGATGGACAAGGACGAACTCGTCCAGGCGATCAAGCGGGCGAACGGCCGAGCGACGGCAGCGGCGCGGCGGTGA
- a CDS encoding beta-ketoacyl-ACP synthase 3 has translation MNTPALRGSRILGFGHHQPDRVLTNDELSTMVDTNDEWITTRTGIRTRRIAGPDDSVVSMAIEAGRMAIADAGLEPSDIGLVIVASTTHRERSPYTAGRVAAALGMANGPAPIDINTACSGFEYAMALADQSIRVGASDTALVIGSETLSSIADWTDRSTCVLVGDGAGAVVIGAADTAEIGPVSWGSVPHLNEAVLVTRDPEYFTQQGRSIYRWAITEAEGHARAVVDAAGVTLDDIGVLAFHQANLRIIEPLAEALGGGDKYVVRDVVESGNTSAASVPLGLSKAWHRGELPEDTLALLFGFGGGFAHAGQVVRTPKRRS, from the coding sequence GTGAACACGCCAGCACTCCGTGGCAGCCGGATCCTCGGCTTCGGCCACCACCAACCCGACCGGGTCCTCACCAACGACGAACTGTCGACGATGGTCGACACGAACGACGAGTGGATCACCACCCGCACCGGCATCAGGACCCGCCGGATCGCGGGCCCCGACGACAGCGTCGTGTCGATGGCGATCGAGGCCGGCCGGATGGCCATCGCCGACGCCGGCCTCGAGCCCTCCGACATCGGGCTCGTGATCGTCGCCTCGACCACGCACCGCGAGCGGTCGCCGTACACGGCCGGACGGGTCGCCGCGGCGCTCGGGATGGCGAACGGTCCGGCACCCATCGACATCAACACGGCGTGCAGCGGCTTCGAGTACGCGATGGCCCTCGCCGACCAGTCGATCCGCGTCGGCGCCTCGGACACCGCCCTCGTGATCGGGTCCGAGACCCTTTCCAGCATCGCCGACTGGACGGACCGCTCGACCTGCGTGCTCGTCGGCGACGGTGCCGGAGCCGTGGTGATCGGTGCTGCCGACACCGCGGAGATCGGACCCGTGTCGTGGGGGAGCGTGCCGCACCTCAACGAGGCCGTGCTGGTCACGCGCGACCCCGAGTACTTCACGCAGCAGGGTCGGTCGATCTACCGGTGGGCGATCACGGAGGCCGAGGGACACGCCCGCGCGGTCGTCGACGCAGCCGGAGTGACGCTCGACGACATCGGCGTCCTCGCCTTCCACCAGGCGAACCTCCGCATCATCGAGCCCCTGGCCGAGGCACTCGGCGGCGGGGACAAGTACGTCGTGCGGGACGTGGTCGAGTCCGGCAACACCTCGGCCGCGAGCGTGCCGCTCGGGCTGTCGAAGGCGTGGCACCGCGGGGAGCTGCCGGAGGACACCCTGGCGCTGCTGTTCGGCTTCGGCGGGGGCTTCGCGCACGCCGGGCAGGTGGTGCGGACGCCGAAGCGGCGCTCGTGA
- the fliW gene encoding flagellar assembly protein FliW: protein MSIDLTFPTPPFGLSPAPVFTLEPVEGAEGLFALHGDDARLFLLDAAVHLPDYAPELTDEQAALIGLTDPADAMLLVVANPGASGTTVNLLAPVVVHARTAVGAQFILEDQDLPLRAQLARR, encoded by the coding sequence ATGAGCATCGACCTGACCTTCCCCACGCCCCCGTTCGGGCTGTCGCCGGCACCCGTGTTCACCCTGGAGCCCGTCGAAGGTGCCGAGGGGCTCTTCGCCCTGCACGGCGACGACGCGCGGCTGTTCCTGCTCGACGCCGCGGTGCACCTGCCCGACTACGCGCCCGAGCTCACCGACGAGCAGGCGGCCCTGATCGGCCTGACCGACCCCGCCGACGCGATGCTCCTCGTGGTCGCCAACCCGGGGGCGTCCGGCACGACGGTGAACCTGCTCGCCCCGGTCGTCGTGCACGCGCGCACGGCCGTCGGCGCCCAGTTCATCCTCGAGGACCAGGACCTGCCGCTGCGTGCGCAGCTCGCGCGGCGGTAG
- a CDS encoding flagellin N-terminal helical domain-containing protein: MITRVTTQMSITAATERLQANAARVADATQRATTLQAIAKPSDDPVGTGSSMQVRKEQAAAAQYTRNANDAVGWLATTDSALSGAHAVLTTVRDLTVQAANSGVMDDTARDAFITQFRALKADLESAANTTYGTRSVFAGSSTEATAYTSADGFAAATTAVSRRVGDAQTVRVDTPGAAAFGSGATSAFAVIDGIVADLQNGVNVNPKLNDVDAAFGTLRAAQADVGVRHAAALGAQDALKTSSVALETRRAGIEDLDLAGAVLDLQVQQTTYQAALAVTAKVLQPTLMDYLR, translated from the coding sequence GTGATCACCCGTGTGACCACCCAGATGTCGATCACTGCCGCGACGGAGCGGCTGCAGGCGAACGCCGCCCGCGTCGCCGACGCCACGCAGCGCGCCACCACGCTGCAGGCGATCGCGAAGCCGTCGGACGACCCGGTCGGCACCGGCTCGTCGATGCAGGTGCGGAAGGAGCAGGCCGCCGCCGCGCAGTACACGCGCAACGCGAACGACGCGGTGGGCTGGCTCGCGACGACCGACAGCGCCCTGTCCGGCGCCCACGCGGTGCTGACGACGGTGCGGGACCTGACTGTGCAGGCCGCGAACTCCGGTGTGATGGACGACACCGCCCGCGACGCGTTCATCACGCAGTTCCGGGCGCTCAAGGCCGACCTCGAGTCCGCCGCCAACACGACCTACGGCACGCGGTCGGTCTTCGCCGGCTCCTCGACCGAGGCGACCGCCTACACGAGCGCCGACGGCTTCGCCGCTGCGACCACCGCGGTGTCCCGACGCGTCGGCGACGCCCAGACCGTGCGGGTCGACACCCCGGGGGCCGCGGCGTTCGGCTCCGGCGCGACGTCGGCCTTCGCGGTGATCGACGGCATCGTCGCCGACCTGCAGAACGGTGTGAACGTGAACCCGAAGCTCAACGACGTCGACGCGGCGTTCGGCACCCTCCGTGCGGCGCAGGCCGACGTGGGTGTGCGGCACGCGGCGGCACTGGGGGCGCAGGACGCGCTGAAGACCTCGTCCGTCGCGCTGGAGACCCGTCGCGCCGGCATCGAGGACCTCGACCTCGCCGGTGCGGTCCTCGACCTGCAGGTGCAGCAGACCACCTACCAGGCAGCCCTCGCCGTCACCGCGAAGGTCCTGCAGCCGACCCTGATGGACTACCTCCGATGA
- the flgK gene encoding flagellar hook-associated protein FlgK codes for MSTFGSLATAYSGLTAARAGIDVTGQNIANAGTAGYTRQRVTQSSVPAVQTGFVHGTAALAGQGVSVDGIARLGSLTLDAGLRAATGSSSWAQTRATGLSAIEDGLHEPGKNGLSAQLDVFWSAWGDLAAHPDDAGAASSVIAAATTVATALATGSKALDTQWTTVRSTAATQVDQLNDAAEQVAGLNVQIRSALAAGGSANELQDQRDRLTQQIAGLAGGTVRTNTDGTIDVLLGGNPLVQGDTVRTVALEGGARLGDGAAVSLRWTSGSAGSVTLDGGSIGGALALLAPAAGGTGGAIAEASAAYDRVATRLAETVNTEHAKGTTPSGATGAPFFALAAGTPAAQGLSVVPTDGDGLATRNAAGQLDDSFADTLSRLGTVAGGADSTWASFVAGVGSASRTASSEATLTGLALTSARTQQQSGAGVDLDEENVNLLSYQHAYQGAARVLTAVDEMLDTLINRVGLVGRG; via the coding sequence GTGAGCACCTTCGGATCCCTCGCGACCGCCTACTCCGGCCTGACCGCGGCACGCGCCGGCATCGACGTCACCGGGCAGAACATCGCCAACGCCGGCACCGCCGGGTACACGCGCCAGCGCGTCACGCAGTCGTCGGTCCCCGCCGTGCAGACCGGCTTCGTGCACGGCACCGCTGCCCTCGCCGGGCAGGGCGTCTCCGTCGACGGCATCGCACGCCTCGGCTCCCTGACGCTCGACGCCGGCCTCCGGGCGGCGACCGGCTCGTCGTCCTGGGCACAGACCCGCGCGACCGGGCTCTCGGCGATCGAGGACGGCCTGCACGAGCCCGGGAAGAACGGCCTGTCGGCACAGCTCGACGTCTTCTGGTCCGCGTGGGGCGACCTCGCCGCGCACCCCGACGACGCGGGCGCCGCCTCGTCCGTGATCGCCGCCGCGACCACCGTCGCGACCGCCCTCGCCACCGGCTCGAAGGCGCTCGACACGCAGTGGACGACGGTCCGTTCGACGGCCGCGACCCAGGTCGACCAGCTCAACGACGCGGCGGAGCAGGTCGCCGGGCTGAACGTGCAGATCCGGTCGGCCCTCGCCGCCGGTGGCAGCGCGAACGAGCTGCAGGACCAGCGCGACCGGCTCACGCAGCAGATCGCGGGACTCGCCGGTGGCACGGTACGGACGAACACCGACGGCACCATCGACGTCCTCCTCGGCGGCAACCCGCTCGTGCAGGGCGACACCGTCCGCACCGTCGCGCTCGAGGGCGGCGCGCGTCTGGGCGACGGCGCTGCCGTGTCCCTCCGCTGGACCTCGGGCAGTGCCGGCTCGGTGACGCTCGACGGCGGCTCGATCGGAGGCGCGCTCGCACTCCTCGCCCCCGCTGCCGGCGGCACGGGCGGCGCCATCGCCGAGGCGTCAGCCGCGTACGACCGGGTCGCGACCCGACTCGCCGAGACCGTGAACACCGAGCACGCGAAGGGCACCACGCCCTCGGGTGCCACCGGAGCGCCGTTCTTCGCCCTCGCCGCGGGCACCCCGGCCGCGCAGGGCCTCTCGGTCGTCCCGACCGACGGCGACGGGCTGGCGACGCGGAACGCGGCGGGACAACTCGACGACTCGTTCGCCGACACGCTCTCGCGACTCGGCACGGTCGCCGGGGGTGCGGACAGCACCTGGGCGAGCTTCGTGGCGGGGGTGGGCAGCGCCTCCCGGACGGCCTCGTCGGAGGCGACGCTCACCGGACTCGCGCTCACCAGCGCACGCACGCAGCAGCAGTCCGGCGCCGGCGTGGACCTCGACGAGGAGAACGTCAACCTGCTCAGCTACCAGCACGCCTACCAGGGCGCAGCGCGCGTCCTCACCGCGGTCGACGAGATGCTCGACACGCTCATCAACCGCGTCGGACTCGTCGGGAGAGGCTGA
- a CDS encoding flagellar protein FlgN, whose protein sequence is MSVNDLSAVLWRERELLELLTFKLEEEQLLLAAGRSRWVSHASREVEQVLERLRSTGLERAASSAAVAEEWGVDPDAPLRDVVAAAPNGPWGEILATHLAAMVELTTHIGALRDENDRFLRTAAQATEETLAGSVGDASTYDASGSSGSRPDGARLFEGTL, encoded by the coding sequence ATGAGCGTGAACGACCTGTCCGCCGTCCTCTGGCGCGAGCGCGAACTGCTCGAACTGCTCACGTTCAAGCTCGAGGAGGAGCAGCTCCTGCTCGCCGCCGGGCGCTCCCGCTGGGTGTCGCACGCCAGCCGCGAGGTCGAGCAGGTCCTCGAACGGCTCCGCAGCACCGGGCTCGAGCGCGCCGCGTCGAGTGCCGCCGTCGCCGAGGAGTGGGGTGTCGACCCCGACGCTCCCCTGCGCGACGTGGTCGCCGCCGCGCCGAACGGACCCTGGGGCGAGATCCTCGCGACGCACCTCGCCGCGATGGTCGAGCTGACGACGCACATCGGCGCGCTCCGCGACGAGAACGACCGCTTCCTCCGGACGGCTGCCCAGGCCACCGAGGAGACCCTCGCCGGCTCGGTCGGCGACGCGTCCACGTACGACGCCTCGGGCAGCTCCGGCTCCCGTCCCGACGGCGCACGCCTGTTCGAGGGGACCCTGTAG
- a CDS encoding sigma-70 family RNA polymerase sigma factor: MDRNARNAMIVEHLPLVGYIVSDVRARATHLDRDDLAAVGSLALVAAAEAFDPELGVPFGAYARTRITGALADDMRSSDWASRGTRKRIRETLATQEALSARLGRSVGVQEIADAMGVDRQTAADAMSDAARTVGTIDETVHDVIASEDPLPGEDLLEAEKRRYLRAAVAALPERMRYVVENVYFGDRSVTEVAAELGITHSAVSQQRSEAMRLLRDGLAEHYGDGTAVEPVSRTTAARRSAYLARVAANAAAGVARAVQDASAPTVVAAS; encoded by the coding sequence ATGGACCGGAACGCACGCAACGCGATGATCGTGGAGCACCTGCCGCTCGTCGGCTACATCGTGTCGGACGTCCGTGCGCGGGCCACCCACCTCGACCGAGACGACCTGGCTGCCGTGGGCTCGCTCGCACTCGTCGCCGCCGCCGAGGCCTTCGACCCGGAGCTCGGCGTGCCCTTCGGCGCCTACGCCCGCACCCGGATCACCGGTGCGCTCGCCGACGACATGCGCTCGTCCGACTGGGCGTCGCGCGGCACCCGGAAGCGCATCCGCGAGACCCTCGCGACGCAGGAGGCACTGTCCGCCCGGCTCGGTCGCTCGGTCGGCGTGCAGGAGATCGCCGACGCGATGGGCGTCGACCGCCAGACGGCCGCCGATGCCATGTCCGACGCCGCCCGGACGGTCGGCACGATCGACGAGACCGTGCACGACGTCATCGCGTCCGAGGACCCGCTTCCCGGTGAGGACCTGCTCGAGGCCGAGAAGCGCCGCTACCTGCGCGCCGCCGTCGCCGCCCTGCCCGAGCGCATGCGGTACGTCGTCGAGAACGTCTACTTCGGCGACCGCTCGGTCACCGAGGTCGCGGCCGAGCTCGGGATCACGCACTCCGCGGTGTCGCAGCAGCGGTCCGAGGCGATGCGGCTGCTGCGGGACGGGCTCGCCGAGCACTACGGCGACGGCACCGCGGTCGAGCCGGTGTCGCGCACGACCGCCGCGCGGCGCAGTGCGTACCTGGCGCGGGTCGCGGCGAACGCCGCCGCCGGGGTCGCCCGCGCCGTGCAGGACGCGTCGGCGCCGACGGTCGTCGCAGCCAGCTGA
- a CDS encoding flagellin N-terminal helical domain-containing protein, with protein sequence MGMSINTNLSALNTYRNLNATQNDLSKSLEKLSTGLRINRAADDAAGLTISEGLKSQVGGLTVAARNAQDGISVVQTAEGGLTETHSILQRMRDLAVQAGNDSNNPTSREAIKTEVGQLQQELSRISDSTNFNGIKLLDGKAGTAGDGKLTFQVGANGDASSKITVDLAGANISKLATTLKDGTTTQAFEFDDKSFDATAPTAPTELKLSSDKGSAVDVTVDDATDAADYVTKLNTKLADSGFTATATTDAAGKTTGFTLTAADGGKVTAEDVTLKDVTSGALKFGSNAEAQDSIKALDVAIASVSSARSELGAVQNRFDHAINVTNVAKENLTAAGSRITDVDMAQEMVKYTRDNILSQAGTSMLAQANQSTQGVLSLLR encoded by the coding sequence ATGGGTATGTCCATCAACACCAACCTCTCGGCACTCAACACGTACCGGAACCTCAACGCGACGCAGAACGACCTGTCGAAGTCCCTCGAGAAGCTCTCGACGGGTCTCCGCATCAACCGTGCTGCCGACGACGCTGCCGGTCTGACGATCTCCGAGGGACTCAAGTCGCAGGTCGGTGGCCTCACGGTCGCCGCCCGCAACGCGCAGGACGGCATCTCCGTCGTGCAGACCGCTGAAGGTGGCCTCACCGAGACCCACTCGATCCTCCAGCGCATGCGCGACCTGGCCGTGCAGGCGGGTAACGACTCGAACAACCCGACGTCGCGTGAAGCCATCAAGACTGAGGTCGGTCAGCTCCAGCAGGAGCTCAGCCGTATCTCCGACTCGACCAACTTCAACGGCATCAAGCTGCTCGACGGCAAGGCGGGGACTGCTGGCGACGGCAAGCTCACCTTCCAGGTCGGCGCGAACGGTGACGCGAGCAGCAAGATCACGGTCGACCTGGCGGGCGCGAACATCAGCAAGCTGGCGACGACCCTGAAGGACGGGACGACGACGCAGGCCTTCGAGTTCGACGACAAGTCGTTCGACGCGACTGCTCCGACGGCCCCGACTGAGCTCAAGCTGTCGAGCGACAAGGGGTCGGCCGTCGACGTGACGGTGGACGACGCCACCGACGCCGCCGATTACGTCACGAAGCTCAACACCAAGCTTGCCGACTCGGGCTTCACCGCTACCGCCACCACGGACGCCGCTGGCAAGACCACTGGCTTCACCCTGACGGCAGCAGACGGAGGCAAGGTCACTGCTGAGGACGTCACGTTGAAGGACGTGACCAGCGGTGCGCTCAAGTTCGGCTCGAACGCCGAGGCGCAGGACTCCATCAAGGCGCTCGACGTCGCGATCGCGTCGGTTTCGTCGGCTCGTTCGGAGCTCGGTGCGGTCCAGAACCGCTTCGACCACGCCATCAACGTGACGAACGTGGCCAAGGAGAACCTGACCGCTGCTGGTTCGCGCATCACCGACGTCGACATGGCGCAGGAGATGGTCAAGTACACCCGCGACAACATCCTGAGCCAGGCCGGCACCTCGATGCTCGCGCAGGCGAACCAGAGCACGCAGGGCGTGCTCTCGCTCCTCCGCTAG